One genomic region from Apodemus sylvaticus chromosome 1, mApoSyl1.1, whole genome shotgun sequence encodes:
- the Snx15 gene encoding sorting nexin-15, translated as MSRQAKDDFLRHYTVSDPRTHPKGYTEYKVTAQFISKKDPEDIKEVVVWKRYSDFRKLHGDLAYTHRNLFRRLEEFPAFPRAQVFGRFEASVIEERRKGAEDLLRFTVPIPALNNSPQLKEFFRGGEVTRPSEVSRDLRILPPPLIPTPPPDEARLLQPLPAERRGQEELEVPVDPLPSSPAQEALDLLFSCDSTEDTSSSPARGPLSEAELALFDPYSKEESTGPSPTHTGELAAIEVQSKRPDQEPWEPGGPKEGGAEDGEAAPAYLSQATELITQALHNEKAGAYAAALQGYQDGVHILLQGVSGDPSPARREGVKKKAAEYLKRAETLHAHLP; from the exons ATGTCGCGCCAGGCGAAGGATGACTTCCTGCGACACTACACAGTCTCGGACCCTCGGACCCACCCCAAGGGTTACACCGAGTACAAAGTAACCGCTCAG TTCATCTCAAAGAAGGACCCAGAGGATATCAAAGAG GTAGTAGTCTGGAAGCGATACAGTGACTTCCGCAAGCTCCATGGAGACTTAGCCTATACTCACCGCAACCTCTTCCGTCGCCTAGAGGAATTTCCGGCTTTCCCCCGTGCCCAGGTGTTTG GTCGGTTCGAAGCCTCTGTGATCGAGGAACGGCGCAAGGGTGCAGAGGACTTGCTGCGGTTCACAGTTCCCATCCCTGCACTCAACAACAGCCCCCAGCTCAAGGAGTTCTTCCGG GGCGGGGAGGTGACACGGCCTTCTGAGGTGTCCAGGGACCTGCGAATCCTGCCACCCCCTCTCATCCCCACACCACCTCCTGATGAGGCCCGGCTACTCCAGCCACTGCCTGCGGAAAGGAGGGGCCAGGAGGAGTTGGAAGTGCCAG TGGATCCCCTCCCATCCAGCCCTGCCCAGGAGGCCTTGGACCTTCTCTTCAGCTGTGACAGCACTGAGGATACGTCCAGCTCCCCAGCTCGAGGTCCCCTCTCTGAGGCTGAACTTGCCCTTTTCGACCCTTACTCCAAAGAGG AAAGTACAGGCCCCAGCCCTACCCACACAGGGGAGCTGGCAGCCATAGAGGTACAGTCCAAAAGGCCTGACCAGGAACCCTGGGAGCCAGGAGGGCCGAaggagggaggagctgaggaTGGAGAAGCTGCCCCAGCCTACCTCAGCCAGGCCACAGAACTCATCACTCAAGCCCTGCACAACGAAAAGGCCGGTGCCTACGCTGCGGCTCTCCAAGGCTACCAAGATGGGGTGCACATCCTGCTTCAGGGTGTCTCAG GTGACCCATCCCCTGCCCGCCGGGAAGGTGTGAAGAAGAAGGCAGCTGAGTACCTGAAACGGGCAGAGACGCTTCATGCGCACTTGCCCTGA